In Fusobacterium hwasookii, a single window of DNA contains:
- a CDS encoding aminopeptidase P family protein, with protein sequence MEINKRIEEARKVMKKYKVDAYIVTSSDYHQSEYIDDYFKGREYLSGFTGSAGILVIFKDEACLWTDGRYHIQAEKQLKGSEVKLFKQGNLGVTTYKEYISSKLAENSKIGIDAKILLSSDVNEILSNKKYKIVDFDLLEEVWGKRKKLPDEKIFVLEDKYTGKTYKEKVKEIRAVLKEKGADYNIISSLDDIAWMYNFRGCDVVHNPVALSFTIISEKKSILYINEKKLDKKTQKYFKDNKVEIKEYFEFFEDIKKLKGNILVDFNKISYAIYEAIGKNTLINSMNPSTYLKAHKNKTEIANTKEIHIQDGVAIVKFMYWLKNNYKKENITEFSAEQKINSLRKEIEGYLDLSFHTISAFGKNAAMMHYSAPEKKSTKIEDGVYLLDSGGTYLKGTTDITRTFFLGKVGKQEKNDNTLVLKGMLALSRAKFLFGATGTNLDILARQFLWNVGIDYKCGTGHGVGHILNVHEGPHGIRFQYNPQRLEVGMIVTNEPGTYIEGSHGIRIENELLVKEACETEHGKFLEFETITYAPIDLDGIVKTLLTKEEKQQLNEYHLEVYKKLSPYLNKKEKEFLKEYTKSI encoded by the coding sequence ATGGAAATCAATAAGAGAATTGAAGAAGCTAGAAAAGTTATGAAAAAATATAAGGTTGATGCCTATATTGTAACAAGTTCAGACTATCATCAAAGTGAATATATTGATGATTATTTTAAGGGTAGAGAATATTTATCAGGTTTCACAGGCTCAGCTGGAATATTAGTTATATTCAAAGATGAAGCTTGCTTATGGACAGATGGAAGATACCATATTCAAGCAGAAAAACAACTAAAAGGTAGTGAAGTAAAATTATTTAAGCAAGGTAATCTTGGAGTTACTACCTATAAAGAATATATAAGTTCTAAATTAGCAGAAAATTCTAAAATTGGTATTGATGCAAAAATTCTTCTATCTTCTGATGTGAATGAAATTCTTTCAAATAAAAAATATAAGATAGTTGATTTTGATTTACTTGAAGAAGTTTGGGGTAAAAGAAAAAAATTACCTGATGAAAAAATATTTGTTTTAGAAGATAAATATACTGGAAAAACTTATAAAGAAAAAGTTAAAGAAATAAGAGCAGTTTTAAAAGAAAAAGGAGCAGACTATAATATTATTTCAAGTTTAGATGATATTGCTTGGATGTATAATTTTAGGGGTTGTGATGTAGTACATAATCCAGTAGCTTTATCATTTACAATAATTTCTGAAAAAAAATCTATCCTTTATATTAATGAAAAAAAATTGGATAAGAAAACTCAAAAATATTTTAAAGATAATAAGGTTGAAATTAAAGAATATTTTGAGTTTTTTGAAGATATAAAAAAATTAAAAGGAAATATCTTAGTTGATTTTAACAAAATTAGTTATGCAATTTATGAAGCTATTGGTAAAAATACTTTAATTAATTCTATGAATCCAAGTACATATTTGAAGGCACATAAAAATAAGACGGAAATAGCTAATACAAAAGAAATCCATATTCAAGATGGAGTTGCCATAGTTAAATTTATGTATTGGTTAAAAAATAACTATAAGAAAGAAAATATTACAGAATTTTCAGCAGAACAAAAAATTAATTCTTTAAGAAAAGAGATAGAAGGATATTTAGATTTAAGTTTCCATACTATTTCTGCTTTTGGAAAAAATGCAGCTATGATGCATTATTCTGCACCTGAAAAAAAGTCAACTAAAATAGAAGATGGAGTATACTTACTTGATTCTGGTGGAACATATTTAAAAGGAACTACTGACATAACAAGAACTTTCTTTTTAGGAAAAGTAGGGAAACAAGAAAAAAATGATAATACTTTAGTTTTAAAAGGAATGTTAGCACTATCAAGAGCAAAATTTTTGTTTGGAGCAACTGGAACAAATCTAGATATATTAGCTAGACAATTTTTATGGAATGTTGGAATAGACTATAAATGTGGAACAGGACATGGAGTAGGACATATTTTAAATGTACATGAAGGACCTCATGGTATTAGATTTCAGTATAATCCTCAAAGATTGGAAGTTGGTATGATAGTTACTAATGAGCCAGGTACATATATTGAAGGTAGCCATGGAATAAGAATTGAAAATGAACTTTTAGTAAAAGAAGCATGTGAGACTGAACATGGAAAATTCTTAGAATTTGAGACTATAACTTATGCTCCTATTGACTTAGATGGAATTGTTAAAACTCTCTTAACAAAAGAAGAAAAACAACAATTAAATGAATATCATTTAGAAGTTTATAAAAAATTAAGTCCATATTTAAATAAAAAAGAAAAGGAATTTTTAAAAGAATATACTAAAAGCATTTAA
- the glmS gene encoding glutamine--fructose-6-phosphate transaminase (isomerizing), with the protein MCGIIGYSGSNTNAVEVLLEGLEKVEYRGYDSAGIAFVTDSGIQIEKKEGKLENLKNHMKNFEILSCTGIGHTRWATHGVPTDRNAHPHYSESRDVALIHNGIIENYVEIKKELLEQGVKFSSDTDSEVVAQLFSKLYDGDLYSTLKKVLKRIRGTYAFAIIHKDFPDRMICCRSHSPLIVGLGEHQNFIASDVSAILKYTRDIIYLEDGDVVLVTKDNVTVYDKDEKEVKREVKKVEWNFEQASKGGYAHFMIKEIEEQPEIIEKTLNVYTDKEKNVKFDEQLEGINFHDIDRIYIVACGTAYYAGLQGQYFMKKLLGIDVFTDIASEFRYNDPVITNKTLAIFVSQSGETIDTLMSMKYAKEKGARTLAISNVLGSTITREADNVIYTLAGPEISVASTKAYSSQVLVMYLLSLYIGAKLGKIEEKDYQKYISDISLLKENVFKLISEKEKIHDIAKKIKDIKNGFYLGRGIDEKVAREGSLKMKEINYIHTEALPAGELKHGSIALIEKGVLVVAISTNLEMDEKVVSNIKEVKARGAYVVGACKEGSLVPEVVDDVIQVKDSGELLTPVLTVVGLQYLAYYTSLEKGFDVDKPRNLAKSVTVE; encoded by the coding sequence ATGTGTGGAATAATTGGATATTCTGGGAGTAATACAAATGCAGTAGAGGTTCTATTAGAAGGGCTTGAAAAGGTTGAATATAGAGGTTATGACTCAGCTGGTATTGCATTTGTAACTGATAGTGGAATTCAAATTGAAAAGAAAGAAGGAAAATTAGAAAATTTAAAAAATCATATGAAAAATTTTGAAATTCTTTCTTGTACAGGTATAGGGCATACTAGATGGGCAACTCATGGAGTACCAACTGATAGAAATGCTCATCCTCATTATAGTGAAAGTAGAGATGTTGCACTTATACATAATGGAATTATTGAAAACTATGTAGAAATAAAAAAAGAATTATTAGAACAAGGTGTAAAGTTTAGTTCAGATACAGATTCAGAAGTAGTTGCTCAACTATTTTCAAAATTATATGATGGAGATCTATATTCAACTCTAAAAAAAGTTTTAAAAAGAATAAGAGGAACTTATGCCTTTGCTATAATTCACAAAGACTTCCCTGATAGAATGATTTGTTGTAGAAGCCATAGTCCTTTAATTGTTGGACTTGGAGAACATCAAAATTTTATTGCTTCTGATGTTTCAGCAATTTTAAAATACACAAGAGATATTATTTATCTTGAAGATGGAGATGTTGTTTTAGTAACAAAAGATAATGTTACTGTCTATGATAAAGATGAAAAAGAGGTAAAAAGAGAAGTAAAAAAAGTTGAATGGAATTTTGAACAAGCTTCAAAAGGTGGATATGCTCACTTTATGATAAAGGAAATTGAAGAACAACCTGAAATAATTGAAAAAACTTTAAATGTATATACAGACAAAGAGAAGAATGTAAAATTTGATGAGCAATTAGAAGGAATAAATTTCCATGATATAGACAGAATATATATAGTAGCTTGTGGAACTGCTTATTATGCAGGTTTACAAGGACAATATTTTATGAAAAAATTATTGGGTATAGATGTATTTACAGATATAGCTTCTGAATTTAGATATAATGACCCTGTAATAACAAATAAAACATTGGCTATTTTTGTAAGTCAATCTGGAGAAACTATTGATACTTTAATGTCAATGAAGTATGCAAAAGAAAAGGGAGCAAGAACTCTTGCTATATCTAATGTTTTAGGTTCTACAATAACAAGAGAAGCAGATAATGTTATCTATACTCTTGCAGGACCTGAAATATCAGTTGCATCAACTAAAGCATACAGCTCACAAGTTTTAGTTATGTATCTATTATCATTATATATAGGAGCTAAACTTGGAAAAATTGAAGAAAAAGATTATCAAAAATATATTTCTGACATTAGTTTATTAAAAGAAAATGTATTCAAATTAATCAGTGAAAAAGAAAAAATTCATGATATTGCTAAAAAAATAAAAGATATTAAAAATGGTTTCTATCTTGGAAGAGGAATAGATGAAAAAGTTGCTAGAGAAGGTAGCTTAAAGATGAAAGAAATCAACTATATTCATACTGAGGCTTTACCTGCTGGAGAATTAAAGCATGGAAGCATTGCACTTATAGAAAAAGGAGTTTTGGTTGTTGCTATTTCTACTAATTTAGAAATGGATGAAAAAGTTGTATCAAACATAAAAGAAGTGAAGGCAAGAGGAGCTTATGTTGTTGGAGCTTGCAAAGAAGGAAGCTTAGTTCCAGAAGTTGTAGATGATGTAATTCAAGTTAAAGATAGTGGAGAGTTGTTAACACCAGTTCTTACAGTTGTAGGCTTACAATATTTGGCATATTATACTTCTTTAGAAAAAGGTTTTGATGTTGATAAACCAAGAAATCTTGCAAAATCTGTAACAGTGGAATAA